A section of the Rhipicephalus sanguineus isolate Rsan-2018 chromosome 11, BIME_Rsan_1.4, whole genome shotgun sequence genome encodes:
- the LOC119375423 gene encoding LOW QUALITY PROTEIN: uncharacterized protein LOC119375423 (The sequence of the model RefSeq protein was modified relative to this genomic sequence to represent the inferred CDS: inserted 1 base in 1 codon), which yields MSSTPGSLNAGGSAIQTSPARSTDDTENRPTLDGNILTILFPVPNGFRCPMPDCHEKYVGVTWTSRRQSLMRHLWDEHRLKVSAAYTCTICSATDLGYRPTVHPCISKGRKGWTIMSAHTAGRQRSSARPNRRPTXRSTPRATPATTSSTTTAANETNAAASSPRADPTLPDLALTILSSPLGGTTGNTADATATAGPTTPTVNEGTSPSRGITSPSHDSQDHEMAPATPGSADCEESSASLRSSTAPASTPRTGPTTSGPLFTPLSSSPIAPTHDATSRDDGCPAAKPAADEENSPSEGSLSVAFSLQGAETASAAASPAENQRSHTLGATPRDDQPMSSTPRSITSQSVESPTQVMSPEEALLDEAGNDPAPQDETSGEITLSGSIDDTNVLAEHTQKIRLLLREPATTERWDDFLSILDEAISTIRREAKIPEAPAAGKPRAPTNPDNAQQIQGLYRRNRHRAVRVIVQGESKLCELPLDKLEEHFTATWAPKEADTSLLLNKTRRSDIAEICLAKFTADEVAARLRKCENTAPGGDRITYHHWRTNDPDALFLSAVFNVCLRFKRVPPAWKETRTILVHKKGDPSDVTNWRPIALGSTISKLYAGCLAARMQQWVCDHGVLPRCQKGFLPHDGVFEHNFVLQERLDAARAGGGDLCVAFLDFANAFGSVPHNPLINSLRGAGAGEDFRAIVANLYRGNTTRIIAETGTTAPVSISAGIRQGCPLSGLLFNLVLDPVIRAVQGGEKQHNVLAYADDLTPLADNPGQLQDRINVVATLAGQLGLRLNPKKCRSLHLSGRTPVGTRATTFLVDGEEIPRIGDYDSQTFLGRPVGFSLLPDNSTVDQAISVGRTLLQSMLPPSQRIDAVKTFVFPALNFALRCGQIGKSEWARLDDALRPLIKKTLYLPGNAANDYVYGSAAAGAAGIPVAADTSDACRVDNAFKLLTSADLEIQEMALDALTKNVSKRIRRSATFEEISSYLSGELGGVFQEARATQLQSVWTEARKASRRLSYWRQI from the exons ATGTCTTCGACACCCGGCAGCCTGAATGCCGGAGGAAGCGCGATCCAGACGAGCCCAGCCAGGAGCACGGACGACACCGAAAACCGGCCGACGCTTGACGGGAACATACTCACCATCTTATTTCCCGTGCCCAATGGTTTCAGATGTCCCATGCCAGACTGCCACGAGAAGTACGTCGGCGTCACATGGACCAGCCGGCGCCAAAGCCTCATGCGACATCTCTGGGACGAGCACAGGTTAAAGGTTAGCGCGGCCTACACCTGCACCATCTGCTCCGCAACCGACCTGGGCTACCGGCCGACCGTGCACCCGTGCATCTCGAAAGGGAG AAAGGGCTGGACAATCATGTCCGCTCACACAGCAGGAAGGCAGCGAAGCAGCGCGCGACCCAACCGGCGACCAA CGAGATCAACTCCGCGCGCCACCCCCGCGACGACTAGcagcaccaccaccgccgccaatGAGACCAACGCTGCAGCGAGCTCACCGAGAGCAGATCCCACACTACCGGACCTAGCTCTAACAATCCTCTCTTCCCCTCTAGGTGGCACGACCGGCAACACCGCCGATGCCACAGCAACCGCGGGACCAACAACACCGACGGTCAACGAGGGGACTTCACCATCGCGAGGAATAACGAGCCCGTCTCATGACTCGCAGGACCACGAGATGGCGCCAGCCACCCCGGGCTCTGCGGATTGTGAAGAGAGCAGCGCGTCTCTGCGCAGCAGCACGGCACCGGCGAGCACGCCCAGAACCGGTCCAACAACATCGGGCCCCCTTTTCacccctctttcctcctctcccatagcCCCCACGCACGATGCGACCAGCCGGGACGACGGGTGCCCTGCGGCAAAGCCAGCAGCAGACGAGGAGAACTCACCATCCGAGGGGTCACTGAGCGTAGCTTTTTCATTGCAGGGCGCAGAAACAGCCTCGGCTGCAGCCAGCCCTGCGGAGAATCAGCGCTCGCATACTCTCGGTGCAACGCCGCGAGATGATCAACCGATGAGCTCGACGCCAAGGAGCATCACTTCACAGAGTGTTGAATCTCCCACACAAGTGATGTCTCCAGAGGAAGCGCTACTCGACGAAGCCGGCAACGACCCGGCACCACAGGACGAGACCTCCGGCGAAATCACCCTCTCCGGCTCAATTGATGACACCAACGTGCTTGCAGAGCACACCCAGAAGATCAGGCTACTGCTTCGCGAGCCCGCCACCACCGAGCGCTGGGATGACTTCCTATCCATCTTGGACGAGGCCATCTCCACGATTAGGAGGGAGGCGAAGATCCCGGAAGCACCTGCCGCTGGGAAACCACGAGCCCCAACCAACCCGGACAACGCCCAGCAGATCCAGGGCCTGTACCGTCGAAACCGTCATCGGGCAGTTCGTGTCATCGTTCAGGGCGAGTCGAAGCTCTGCGAGCTTCCGCTTGACAAACTGGAGGAGCACTTCACTGCGACATGGGCACCGAAAGAAGCGGACACCAGCCTGCTGCTCAACAAAACTCGCCGCAGTGACATAGCCGAGATCTGCCTCGCCAAATTCACTGCCGATGAAGTTGCAGCACGTCTTCGCAAATGCGAGAACACGGCTCCCGGTGGTGATCGGATCACCTATCACCATTGGCGTACTAACGATCCCGATGCTCTCTTTTTGTCCGCAGTGTTCAACGTGTGCCTCCGGTTCAAGCGAGTACCCCCTGCCTGGAAGGAGACGCGAACGATCCTCGTTCATAAGAAGGGTGACCCGAGCGACGTCACGAACTGGAGACCCATCGCCCTTGGAAGCACAATCTCCAAGCTGTATGCGGGCTGCCTTGCGGCCCGCATGCAGCAGTGGGTGTGCGACCATGGTGTGCTCCCGCGGTGTCAAAAGGGGTTCCTGCCGCACGATGGAGTGTTCGAACACAACTTCGTGCTGCAGGAGCGTCTAGACGCGGCGCGGGCCGGCGGTGGCGACCTTTGCGTGGCGTTCCTCGACTTCGCCAATGCCTTTGGCTCCGTGCCACACAATCCACTAATCAACTCTCTTCGAGGTGCAGGTGCTGGAGAGGACTTCCGCGCCATTGTCGCGAACCTCTACAGAGGCAACACGACCCGCATCATCGCCGAGACTGGAACTACAGCTCCAGTCAGCATCTCAGCTGGCATCCGACAGGGCTGCCCACTGAGCGGCCTGCTGTTCAACCTGGTGCTAGACCCCGTCATACGGGCGGTTCAGGGAGGTGAGAAGCAACACAACGTGCTCGCCTACGCCGATGATCTAACCCCCCTTGCAGACAACCCAGGGCAGCTTCAGGACCGCATCAACGTCGTGGCGACTCTGGCCGGACAGCTGGGACTTCGGCTGAACCCGAAGAAGTGCAGAAGCCTGCACCTCTCCGGAAGGACTCCCGTGGGCACCCGGGCAACAACATTTCTCGTCGACGGCGAGGAAATCCCCCGCATAGGTGACTACGACAGTCAAACCTTTCTTGGACGCCCCGTCGGATTTAGTCTTCTGCCGGACAACTCCACAGTCGACCAAGCGATATCCGTCGGCCGCACCCTACTTCAGTCCATGCTTCCCCCATCGCAACGAATTGACGCTGTGAAAACTTTTGTCTTTCCAGCGCTCAACTTCGCATTGAGGTGCGGACAAATCGGCAAATCGGAATGGGCACGATTGGACGATGCTCTCCGGCCCCTAATCAAGAAGACTCTTTATCTTCCAGGGAACGCTGCCAACGACTACGTCTACGGCAGCGCAGCAGCCGGAGCAGCGGGCATCCCCGTCGCAGCTGACACCAGCGACGCCTGCCGAGTGGACAATGCCTTCAAGCTGTTAACATCAGCCGACCTCGAGATTCAGGAGATGGCCCTAGATGCGCTAACCAAAAATGTTTCTAAGCGTATTCGCAGGTCAGCCACCTTCGAGGAGATCTCGAGTTACCTGAGCGGCGAGCTGGGCGGAGTTTTCCAGGAGGCACGAGCGACGCAGCTCCAGTCAGTGTGGACGGAGGCACGAAAAGCCTCCCGCCGCCTGTCCTATTGGCGCCAGATCTAG